In the genome of Deltaproteobacteria bacterium, the window CTCCGGGGTGAACATGCGGATGCGCCCATATTCCCCATCATAGCCGGATTCGCGGTGGACAAGGCCCTGGCGCATGCGCCGCACGGCCTCGGCCACGAGGCGGGAAGAACGACGCAGGGCCTCGGGCGGAACGGTGCGGACAATGTCCAGTTCCGAACCGAACTCACGCAGCAGCTGGGTGTACATGGCCGTGACTTTCTTGGAACCCGGCCCAACCCCCAGAATTTCGCCCAAGACTTCCGGGAGCGGCACCAGGGAGACAAATCCGGGCTGATGGGCCGGCCGCTGGGGAACCTGCCGGTCGGCCAGCTCGAAAACGCGATTGAGAACGCCAATGGTCAGGGGCTTGCCGCACACCGGACAAATTCCGTTATAGGTGGCCGTTTCCCGTGGCTCCAGAAACACGCCGCATTTACGGTGCCCATCGAGATGGTATTTTCCTTCCTCGGGATAAAACTCCACGGTTCCGGCGAACCGGGTCGGTCCCTCTTCGCGGCGCAGGGCCAGGCGCATCCCGGTGTAGGACTTCTCCCCGGAAAACACATTGACCTCCCTGGCCAGCTTTTCGCCGGAATGGGCGTCGGAATTGGAGACCAGGGTGAAACGGTCCAGGGCGCTCCACAACCAATTCATTTCCGGATCCGAGGACAGGCCTGTTTCCAGGGCGAAAATTTCCGAGGCCAGATCTCCAAAGCATTCCTCGATGCTGTCAAACCCGGATTTGGAGCCGAACAGGGAAAACCACGGCGTCCAAACATGGGCCGGCACGAGAAAGGCTTCCTCGTGGGTTTCCAGCACCATTTCCAGCAGATCGCGGGCATCGAGGCCCAGAATGGGACGGCCGTCGGAAGCCAGATTGCCGACTTGGGCCAGCTTGCGGTTCAGGCGTTCGACCGCGTCCAGGTTCGGCATGAAGACCAAGTTGTGATTTTTACGGACCTTGCCGTCTTTTTTATAGATGGAGCTGATTTCCGTGCAAAGCACGAAACGGGCCGAACCGGTCAGCTCACGGGTCAGCCAGGGCAATTCCGCGTTCAGCCCGGCCGTGTCCCCAAGACGGAACAGTCCGCCCTCGTCCTCGACCAGCTCCGCCCGGATCAGCTCCATCCATCCCGGATGGGTGAAATCGCCCGTGGCCAGCACGTCCACGCCCTTGACCTCGGCCCAGGCGGCCAGATGGCGCGGGGTCAGGTGCTTGCTCGTGGCTCTGGAAAACTTGGAATGAATATGCAGATCGGCGGTATAGGTCGTCACAAAGTATCCTTGTCCGAATGCTGTTCCGGAGTCTGCCGGATCAGGGAGACCCTGGTTCCGGTCTGATCGCTGTCAACGTCGATAAAGGCCTCGTTCTGGGCGGCCAAACGCTGGGCAATGGACATGCCCAACCCCGTGCCCACCGCCTTGGAGGTGACAAAGGGATCGAAACAGCGAACCAGGATTTCCGGCGGAATGCCCGGTCCATTGTCGGCGATGACAATCCGTCGGCGCCCGCCTTCGGTCACGTCGGAAATGGTGATTTTGGCATTGTCCCGGCCGTCCAGGGCCTGAAAGGCGTTGACGCACAAATTGAGGACGATTTGGTGAAAATGGTCGCGGTCGAACAACAGGGGCTCGGTTCCGACGCGAACCTCGAGGCCCACGCCGGGGTGGCGCAGCTTCAACGGCATGAGCACCTGCTCCATCTCCCCGGCCAGATCCAAGGCGATGGGCGCGGCGGATCTGGGTCTGGCGAATACCAGGAAATCCTTGAGTAAAAAATCCAGGCGGTCGATGTCGCGGACGATGACGGCCGAAAGCCGCCGGGCCTGATCCGCCTCCAGGTCTCCGCCCAGCAAAAGTTGCAGGCTGGTCTTGATCCCGGCCAGGGGATTTTTCAATTCATGGGCCAAACCTGCGGCCAACTCTCCGACCGTGGCCATTTTTTCCATGTCCTGAACCCGTTTTTCCAAGGCGCGGATTTCGGTGATATCCGAAAAAAGGACCAGCCATCCATGCGCCTCGGGAAGTTCCGTGAGCTTGAACCCGAAAACGATTTTCCGTTCCGGGCTGGCCACCGTGTCGCGGAGCGCGCGCTGCCCGTCCTTGTTCGTCCAGCAGGGCACGAATTCCGGAAAAAACCGTCCGAAAAACTGGTTCAGGACCTTGCCCCGGTCTTCCTCGTCGATCCATCGCAAGGCCCGTCTGTTGATGGTCGTGATCCGGCCGGCGTGATCCAGGGTCATCAATCCGGAATCCATCCAATCCACGATGCGGAAACGCAATTCCTCGGCCCGGCGCAAGGCCGCCTGCTGCTCCAGAACCGTGGACGCCAGCCTGTTCTCTTCTCTTTTTCCGACCACGACCAAGGCGGCCACCAAGAACACGGCCAACGTGAACAGACTATAACTGTAGGCGATGTCCGATCCCCGGATGTGCTCCTCCCCCCACAAATACGGCCAGTAAAACTGCACGCAGGAAATGCCGAAAAGAATCAGGCAGAGCAGGCCAACTGTCGCCACGATTACCTTGAACTGTAAAAACTTCCCGTAAAAAAAAATAGTTAGGATATATATGAACAAAAAAACACTGAGAATGCCACCCGTCAAAAAAACCCAGGTCGTGGTCAGGACGACATCGAAGGCGAGCTGAAAATGGAAAAAAAAGCCTTGGCGGAGCAAAACATTCTGCCACAACAAATAGGACAGGTTGCATCCAAACCCGACCAGGAAAAAAACAACATACAGGATTTGTCGCCAGGGCTTGAAGCGCAGTTCCGGATCGGAAAGCCCCAGCCATTCGGAAGCGGCCAGAATAAGAAGAAAGACCATGATCCCGAGACGGATCATGGACGATTTGACAAGGTAAGACTTCAGGACGGACGAAAAGGCCGAAACCGCGTTATTGTCCACAGTCCCTGGTGTCTCCCTGAAGTTTTTCGATGGCGTGCCCAAGGGCCGGCAGGATGGCGCCCAGATTTTCCCGCACGGCCTTGGGGCTGCCCGGCAGGTTGACGACCACGGCATCCCCCATGGTTCCGGCCACGGCTCGGGAAATCATGCCATGCGGGGTCTTGGCCACGGACACCGCGGTCATGACCCGTTCAAATCCCGGCAAGCGTCTGTCCAGCAAGGCCAGGGTCACCTCGGGAGTGATATCGCGCGGCCCGACACCGGTTCCGCCGGTGGTGAAGACCATGTCGAAGGCGTGGCCAAGACAGAACTCGACCAGGGTTTCCTTGAGGAGCAGTGGCTCGTCGGGAATGATCACGCCCGTGGCCAGGCAAAGATCCATGGCCGTGGCCACGGTGTCGCGAATGGCCGGACCGCTCAGGTCTTCCCGTTCCCCACGCGCTCCCTTGTCGCTCAGGGTGATCCAGGCCAGGGAAAACCCGGACCGCTCCAGAACGCATTCCCGTTCCCCGGCCGCGAACTCCCCGGAGAGCACCCTGCCCGTCCAGGCCGGACACAGGCAGCCCTGGGCGGGCAGGCGCAGACGGTTGACCAGCTGGATCCGTCCGGCCTCGCCAGCGAGGATATCGCCGCTACGGAGCCTGGATGAATCCTGGATCACTCCGCCAGCCAAAACATGCTCCACGCCCACGGTCAGCAAAACGTCTCCCCGCATTCCATCCCTTGAACACACCCTCGGCATACGCCCTCCCGTAAAAATTCAGCCAACGCCTACCAAAGCCAGCACGGCTTGTCACCACGCGCCCCGACGGGGAATGTTCCCCTTTTCAGACCACAAAAGGCCATCATCGCGGACCACGCCGTCTTTTTCAAAAAGGCGCCAACCGCTGCAATTTTCATTTTTTCTTCTTTTATTCCAGATTATTGCCCTATAAAAAAACACCTGTGCAAAACATTGTTCGCAAGATGTTCTCCTGTTCCCATCTCGTGTCCGCATTCGGGAATCTGTTCCCGGACGTGCTTCAAGGTTACTCCAGGATACTCAAAAATAGATCCTTATTCTGGCATGTTACGCCACATAGACACAAACCTTCAGCCCTAATAATATCCAACAATTCTCATATATTCTTTCTATTGGAAAAACGATTGGCATTGTCCCGGATTTCCCGAGATTGAACTCACCGCCCAAGTCCAGTAGAAAGACTGCTTTCCAAAAAGAATCCAACTATTTCAACATCTCCGATATAAATCCCAGGAAAGCGAGGAATCCATGGACGTTATGACCATACCGGCCGATTTGCCCGATGTCGTGCTCAATCCCAATGCCGAGGTGGTGCTCAAGAAACGCTACCTGCGCAAAGGCCCCGACGGGAAGCCCGTTGAAACCCCGAAGGAAATGTTCTGGCGGGTGGCCGCGAACATCGCCGCCATGGAAGCCAATTATCCCGAATCCCCATGGACGGTGGAGAAGCTGGCCCGGACCTTCTACACACTCATGGTCGAAAATGATTTTCTTCCCAACTCGCCGACCCTGATGAACGCCGGTACGGAGCTGGGGCAGCTAGCGGCCTGTTTCGTCCTGCCCGTGGGCGATTCCATGGACGAAATTTTCGACGCCGTGAAAAGCGCGGCCCTGATCCACAAGTCCGGCGGCGGCACGGGTTTTTCCTTCACCCGTCTGCGTCCCAAGGACAGCCGGGTGGGATCCACGGGCGGAGTGGCCTCGGGCCCCATTTCGTTTCTGAAAATTTTCAACACGGCCACGGAGCAGGTCAAACAGGGCGGCACCCGGCGCGGGGCCAACATGGGGATTTTGCGGATCGATCATCCGGACATTCTGGAATTCATCCGGGCCAAGGAACACGAGGGGGATCTGAACAATTTCAATCTGTCCGTGGCCCTGACCGAGGGCTTCATGGAAGCCGTGGAGCGGAACGAGGAATACCCCCTTGTCACTCCGCACACCAAGGAAGTGATCCAGACCCTGCCCGCGCGTCAGGTTTTCGAGCTTCTGGTGCGCAAGGCCTGGGAAAGCGGCGATCCGGGCATCATTTTTCTGGACCGCATCAACCGCGACAATCCAAATCCGGATCAGGGCGAAATCGAAAGCACCAATCCGTGCGGTGAGCAGCCTCTTTTGCCCTACGAGGCATGCAACCTGGGTTCCATCAATCTGGCCCGATTCGTGGGCGTCAAGGACGGCAAGCCCGGTGTGGATTGGGATCGGCTGCGGCAGGTCATTCATCTTGGCGTGCGTTTCCTGGACAATGTCATCGACGCCTCGGCCTACCCCCTGCCGCGCATCACCGAAACCGTGCGCCGCAACCGGAAGATCGGCCTGGGCATCATGGGTTGGGCGGACATGCTGTATCAGCTTGGATTGCCCTATAACAGCAGCCAGGCCACGCTGCTTGCGGACCAGATGATGGAATTCTTGCAGATCGAATCCAAATCCGCGTCCAAGGATCTGGCCAGGGAACGCGGGCCGTTCCCCTCCTTTCCGACGTCGATCTATCCGGCGCAGAACCTCGGACCCTACCGCAACGCCACCACCTCGACCATCGCGCCCACGGGAACCCTGTCCATCATCGCCGGGTGTTCCTCGGGCATCGAGCCCCTTTTCGCCCTGTGCTTCGTGCGCCAGGTCATGGACGGTGAAAAGCTGACCGAGGCCAACGGTCATTTTGTGCGGGCCCTGCGCGATCACGGGTGTTATTCGGAAAAACTCATGGCCGAGGTCATCGACAAGGGCACGATCCAGGACATGGACTTTTTGCCGGAACATCTGCGCGATGTCTTTGTCACCGCCATGGACATCGATCCCCAGTGGCATCTGAAGATGCAGGCCGCCTTTCAGAAACACACGGACAATGCCGTGTCCAAGACCGTGAATCTGCCCAATTCGGCCACCCAGGAGGACATCTATAAAATTTACTGGATGGCCTACGAGGAGGGCTGCAAGGGCGTGACCGTGTATCGCGACGGCTGCAAGAGCATCCAGGTGCTGTGCACCGGCAGCGGCTCCGGAAGCGGGGAGAAAAAGGATGATCGCCGTCCCATGGACCGGCCGGATGTTGTCCATGGCTTCACCCAGAAGGTCCGCACCGGTCTGGGGGATCTGTATCTGACCGTGAACGAGATCGACGGCCGGCCGTTCGAGGTCTTTGCCACCATCGGCCGTTCCGGTCGGTCCATCACGGCCAAGGCCGAGGCCATCGGCCGTCTGGTGTCCCTGGCCCTGCGCTCGGGCGTGCATGTGCGCGAGATTGTCAAGCAGCTCAAGGGAATCGGTGGCGAACATCCGGTCTTCCAAAAAAAGGGCATGCTTCTGTCCATTCCGGACGCCGTGGGCTGGGTGTTGGAAAACCGGTATCTGCAAGGCCACGCGCCGCATCCGCACGACAAGTCCCTGGTCAAGGCCCTGTGTCCGGAATGCGACGGCGAACTGGTTTTTCAGGAGGGGTGCTTTGTCTGCCCGAGTTGCGGATACACCAAGTGCGGCTGATGCCCTGATATTCACGGTGCGGACGTTGGGGTCCGCGCCGTGTTCCCATCCAGCCCTCCAGGACGCGTCATGACGATATCGACCTCCCTTCAGTCCGACCTTGGGCAATTTCTCAAGTCAATGATGGCCATTCTGGCCAGCAGGTCCATGAGTCTGGCCCAAAAGCTGGACAACGGTGGTCGCCTGATCCAACAGCGGGTACGCGCCGGCCAGTCCTCGGTCATGCTTTATGACGAGGAAATCCAGCAGCTCAAGGTCGTGGCCGCGAGCCGCGAAGAAATCGTGGGCATGACCCAGGTTCTTTCTCCGGACAGCGTTTCCGGCTACGTCTGCACGACCGGGGAAGCCCTGCTTATCGCGGACATCGCCGCAGACTGTCGTTTTCCGTGTCGGACCTCGGCCTACCGGACCACGTCCCTGATTTCCGTGCCCCTGCTGTGCGGCGAGGGAAGCGTCATCGGAGTCATCAATGTTTCGGACAAGGACGGTGGCGGTCCGTTCAAAAAAAGCGATCTGGACGTGATGCTCGAATACGCGGGCTGGATCACGCCCCTTATCGAGACCCTGTGTGTTCAGGACCGGCTGGAAAAAGAAAAGGAGCGCTATCGGGAGCTGGCCCAGGAACTGGAAACCAAGCGGCAGGAGCTGCTCATCGCCTCCACCGAGCGGACCGAACTGGTGCAAATGGTTGTCCATGATTTCAAAAGTCCGCTCTCGGCCGTGATTTCGAACATGGATCTCCTGTCGTTTCTGGGTCCCAGTGAATCCCAGCAACCAATCATCGAAACAGCCTTCAAGGGGGCGTCCAAGCTTTTGGAAATGATCGATGAATTTTTGCACCTGGCCCGACTCGACGAATGGCAGGAGCGGGGCGCCGAACCCCGGCCCGTGGATCTTTTGGGGCTGATCCGGGCCGAGGTCGAAACCCAATCGCCCGTGGCCCAGAGCCGGAATATCCGGATCGAAAACACATGCGCCCTGGATTCCTTTGTTTGGGGCGACGAGGTGCTCTTTGGGCATCTGATCCAGAATTTGATTTCCAATGCCGTCAAATACACGTCCGAAAACGGACGGATCAGACTGGGCATGGAAACCTGGCGGTCCCGCCGGACCGGCGATCCCAGCCAGACCGTGCTCAAGTTTTTTGTCGAGGACGACGGCCCGGGCATCGAGGATGCCTTCAAGGAGCGAATTTTCGAGAAATTCACCCGTACCGACAAGTCCCGCGAAAGCGGGGTCAAGGGCACGGGCGTGGGCCTTTTTATCTGTCGCAAAATCGTGACCATGTTCAAGGGCAAGATCTGGGTGGAAGACGTCGTGCCCCATGGCAGCCGGTTCAGTGTTATTTTTTTCGTGGCCGAGGAAGATAATGGATAAAAATATCAGCGTATTGGTTGTCGAAGATATTTTGTCCGCGCGCGAAACGGTGATTCATTTGCTGCGGGCCCTGGGGTTTTCCTCCTTCGTCGAGGCCGAGAACGGAGCCGAGGCCCTGGATAAGCTCGACCGGCATCCGGTCGGACTGATTATTTCCGATTGGAACATGCCCCGCCTGAACGGACTGGGGTTGCTGCGCGCCGTGCGGGCCAGGGAGTCCGTGAAGCAGGTTCCGTTTGTCTTTCTGACCTCCCGCACCGAAGTCGAGGACGTGGCCCTGGCTTCGGATCTCGGCGTGTCCGGCTATCTGATCAAGCCCGTGACCATCAAGGCCATGGCCGAAGTAGTGAATCGGATTTTTTCCCGGACCTTCGAGCAGGACTTCGAGATGCTCAAGGCGGAAGTCCGGACCCATCTCGAAGCCGGCGATCCAGCCATGGCCGAGGAGCTGCTGCGTCGTTTCGAGCAATTGCACCCGGCCAAGCGAGCCCAGATTCGTTTCGAACTGGCCAAGATGCTCATGGACGCCAAGGATTTCGATCGGGCCGAAGTCTGTTTGCGCGGAATACTTGAAACCACCCCCCTGTTCGCCAAGGGCTGGGAAATGCTGGCCCGGGTCAAATCCTGGCAGGCCATGTGGGACGAGGCGCTGCTGGCCGTGGATCAGGCCATCGCCATCAGCCCCAACAACACCGACTATCACTTGCTGCGCGGCACGGTGAATTTGCATCGGGGAGACATGCACGAGGCGCGCAAGCGTTTCATGACCGCCCTCAATATCGATCGCAAGAACGACCAGATCAAACAGGACATCTGGAACGCCTACGTGGATTTGGATCTGGTGGACGAAGTGCAGCGGGAGTTTGGATCGTATATTTTTTCTTCCCTGAATTGCGACACCCTGAACAACATGGCCGTGGCGTATCGTCGCCAGGGCGAATTGGGTCGAGCCGTGGAGATTTACCGGGCGGCCCTGGTCAGGGAACCCGACAATCCGAAAATTCTGTTCAACGCGGCCGTTGCCTATATGAACCGCAAGCAGTACGCCAAGGCCCGTGATCTATTGCTGCACGCTCTTGGCAATGATCCGGAATTCGAAAAGGCCAAGGCCCTTTTGGTCCAGATAGACGCGGCCATGAAGCCCAAGACGGAGAACGGAGGCGCGAAGTGATCACTATTTCCCGATTGACCCATGCCTTTGGCCGGCATCTGGCCTTGAAGGACGTGACCTTCAGCATGAATCCGGGGGAATTTGTTTTTTTGTGCGGTCCATCCGGCGCGGGCAAGACCACGTTCATGCGCATCCTGCATGGCTCCCTGCCCGTGCAACGGGGCAGGGCGGGCGTGGCCGGATACGATTTGAACAGCCTCGGGGAAAGCAGGAAACATCTCTTGCGACGGGATGTGAGCGTGGTTTTCCAGGATTTCAAGATTCTGACCAACCAGACCGTGTTCGCCAATGTCGAATTACCCCTCAAGGTCCGGGGACTTGCCAGGCATATCGTCGACAAGCGCGTCCGGGCCGTGCTGCGCAGTCTGCATCTGGACCACAAGTCCGGGGTGTTGTGCGAGGAATTGTCCGGCGGCGAGCAACAGCGCGTGGCCGTGGCCCGGGCCATCGTGGTCAAGCCCAAACTTCTCCTGGCCGACGAGCCCACCGGTAATCTGGACCGGGATCTGTCCATGCGCATGATGGATATTTTCCAACAGTTCCACAAATTCGGCACCTCGATCATGATCGCCACCCACAATCAGGAAATTTTGGAGCGCATGGCCGATGTCCGCATCGTGGCCATCGAGGATGGGGTCATGCGCGAGGTGCGCGGGGCCGGGCGGAGGTGCTGATGGGTGTTTTTTTCCGATTGTTTTTTCAGGGCATCCGGGATCTTTTTCGGACGCCCTGGTCCCTGTGCATGACCCTGGCCGCCATCACCCTGGTTTCCTTTTTGGGTGGAGCGTTTTTGCTTTTGGTGCACAACCTCAATCTGCAGATCGAAGCCCGGCACGGCAATGTTCAGTTTCAGGTTTTTTGGCGTCCGGACGCGACCCAGGCCGAAACCAAGGAGGCGTGGGCCAAGCTGTCTTCCCTGGACCACGTGACCAATGTGCGGGTCTTTACTCCGGACCAGGCCCTGGACGTGCTCGGTGAATCCTTCCAGGGCGGCGTCGATTTGGACTGGCTCAAGGGGCGCAGCCCCTTGCCGCCCACGGCCCTGGTCGAATGCGACATGCCGGCCACGGATCAAAAGAAGTGGGCCGCCGGCATGGTTAGGACGCTCCAGTCCCTGCCCAAGGTGGACAAGGTCGGCTTCAATCCCTTGCAGGTGGATATTCTGTCATCCTGGGTCGGATTCGCCAAAATGGCCTTTTGGCCGGTGAGCGGGTTTTTGCTGGTGGTCGTGGCCCTGGTGGTCGGCAACACCATCAAGCTGGCCCTTTTGGTCCGCCAGGAGGAACTGGAAATTTTGCGTTTTGTCGGGGCCAGCCGGTCCTATATCCAGTTTCCGCTGCTGGTTGGCGGCGCGTTTCAGGGTTTTTTGGCCTCGGCCGTGGCCCTGGGATTTCTGAAACTGGCCCAGCACGGTCTGCATGATGTTTTCAACGTCCCACCATTGTGGATCACTGTTTCCTTTTTTCCCGCAACCCACGCCCTGGCCATGGTTGGCGTGTTGACCCTGGTTGGAGTGGTCAGCTCCAAGGTCGCCCTGCGCAACTAAACAGAAAGGATACTCCCATGTCTCGTAGTGATAAGATGCTCAAAGGATTGGAAAGGGCACCGCATCGGTCCCTGCTTTTCGCTCTCGGCATGACCCGCGAGGAAATGAACCGGCCGCTTATCGGCGTGGTCAACTCCGCCAATGAAATCATCCCCGGCCATATGCACCTGGACACCATTGCCCAGGCCGTGAAGGACGGCATCCGCATGGCTGGCGGCACGCCCATGGAATTTCCGACCATCGGTGTCTGCGACGGTCTGGCCATGAGCCATGAGGGCATGCGCATGAGCCTGCCCAGCCGTGAACTCATCGCCGATTCCATCGAAATTTCGGCCACGGCCGTACCTTTTGACGGTCTGGTTTTTATTCCCAACTGCGACAAGATCGTACCCGGCATGCTCATGGCCATGCTCCGCCTGAACATTCCGTCCATCGTCGTCAGCGGCGGTCCCATGCTGCCCGGCAAGCTCGACGGCCAGGCGGTGGATCTGATCACGGTCTTCGAGGGCGTGGGCCGGGTCAAAACCGGAGCCATGACCGAGGCCGAGCTTGAAATCATGGAGGAATGCGCCTGTCCGGGCTGCGGGTCGTGCGCGGGCATGTTCACGGCCAATTCCATGAACTGTCTGTCCGAGGCCATTGGTCTGGCCCTGCCCGGCAATGGCACCATTCCGGCACCGACCAGCGCCCGGCTCCGGCTGGCCAAGCATGCCGGCATGCAGGTCATGAGTCTGGTGGAAAAAAATATCCGGCCGCGCGATATCGTCACGGCCAAGAGCGTGGCCAACGCCGTGACCGTGGACATGGCCCTGGGCTGTTCCACCAATACCGTGCTTCATCTGCCGGCCGTGTTCCGCGAGGCCGAATTGGATCTGACTCTGGATATTTTTGACGAAATCAGCCGCAAGACGCCGAATCTGTGCCGGCTGTCCCCGGCCGGGCCGCACCACATCGCCGATTTGGACGAAGCCGGCGGCATCCCGGCGGTCATGGCCGAGCTGGCCGCCAACGGGCGGATCAATACCGACGTCCTGACCGTGACCGGCAAGACCCTGGGCGAGAACCTCGCGGCCCTGAAACCCCGCATTCTGCGTCCGGAAGTGGTCCGAACCGTGGCCGAACCCTATTCCCAGCAGGGTGGCATCGCCATTTTGAAGGGCAATCTGGCCCTGGACGGAGCCGTGGTCAAACAGTCGGCCGTTGCCCCGGAGATGATGCAGCGCACGGGCACGGCCCGCGTCTTCGAGGGCGAGGAATCTGCTGTCGAGGCCATTCTCGGCGGCAAGATCAAGGCCGGTGATGTGGTTGTCATCCGCAATGAAGGTCCCATCGGCGGTCCCGGCATGCGTGAGATGCTCACGCCGACCTCGGCCATTTCCGGTCTGGGCCTGGGCGGAGAGGTGGCGCTGCTCACGGACGGCCGTTTCAGCGGCGGCACGCGCGGCGCGGCCATAGGTCACATCAGTCCGGAAGCGGCCGAGGGCGGGCTCATCGGCCTTGTCCAGGACGGGGACAAAATCAAAATCGACATCCCGGCCCGGACCATCGAACTTGTGGTGGACGAGGCCGAACTGGCCGCGCGTCGGGCGAATTGGAAGCCGTTCGCCAAGGAAATCAAATCCTCCATCCTGCGCCGTTACAGCCGCATGGCGTCCTCGGCGGCCAAGGGCGCGGTGACCAAGATCTAATGTCCTGGGATTCCACGGAAAGCGCCCGGCGCTATGATCAGTGGGCCAGAACCTCCCAAGGCGTCTTTGCCCTGCGGCAGGAAGAACATCTGCTGCAGGGCCTGATCGCGCCCTGGCCGAGGCGCAAGCAAAAGCTTCTGGACATTGGATGTGGTGCCGGGCTTTTTTTGGATTTTTTTTGGTCCTGTGGTTTCGACCTCACGGGCCTGGACCAAAATCCGGACCTGCTGGCCCGGGCCAGGGATAAGATGGGCGGCCGGGTGGACCTGCATTTGGGCCGGGCCGACCATCTTCCCTTTGATGATCGCGAGTTCGATTACGCGTCCATCATGACCGTGCTCGAATTCATGGACGATCCGGGAGCGGTGCTGCGCGAGGCGGCGCGGGTGGCGCGCAAGGGAATCTTGATCACTTTTCTGAATCGTTCCTCGCTCCACGGCTGGTCGGCGCGGTTGTCCTCGAAAACATCATTCCCGGCCCCGGCGCGTTGGTTCACCTGGACCGGGATGCGTCAGCTGCTCCAAAAAAATATTCCCGCCGGCTTTATCCAAGCCAGGTCCATCCTGCTTGGTCCGGCCGCGACCTGGAAGCCCATTCCCCTGATTTGGCGTCTGAACAGCCTGCCCCTTTTTCCCAGCCTCGGCGCCCTGACGGCGGTCCGCGTCGACATGACTCCGCCCCGCGCCCAAACCCCGCTCATGGCCTGGAACACAGAACCCACGATGTAACGAAAAAGCGCCCGCCGGAAGACGGGCGCTTGTGTGCATGTGTGTTTCTGGTTTTGTCGCGCCGTGTTTTTTACGCATAATGATAGCGGCACGCGATAATCACCAAATTCTCGCCGTCCACGCAATAGATCAATCGGTTTGTCTGATCGATCCTGCGGGACCAGAAACCGGTCAGGTTTTCCTTGAGCGGCTCGGGCTTTCCGATGCCATGAAAGGGATCACGCATGCAGTCACGGATCAGGATATTGATCCTTTTCACGGTCTTTCGATCCTGATTTTGCCAGTACTGGTAGTCCTCCCAGGCGGCCAGGGTCCAACTCAGACGGCTAGGCATCGTCCAAACCGCGTTCCACGGTCTTGCCTTGTCGGTATTCTTCGATGGAGTTGGCCAGATGGGCGGCGTTTGCGGGAGAACTCAGCAAATACACTGTTTCCATCAGGCTGTTGAATGTGTTCAGGGACATAACCACTGCGTCCGGTGCGTCCCGTCTGGAAATTATCGTATAGTCCGCGTCTTCCACGACTTGATCGATCACGGCTTTCAGGC includes:
- a CDS encoding Txe/YoeB family addiction module toxin codes for the protein MPSRLSWTLAAWEDYQYWQNQDRKTVKRINILIRDCMRDPFHGIGKPEPLKENLTGFWSRRIDQTNRLIYCVDGENLVIIACRYHYA
- a CDS encoding type II toxin-antitoxin system prevent-host-death family antitoxin, with the protein product LKAVIDQVVEDADYTIISRRDAPDAVVMSLNTFNSLMETVYLLSSPANAAHLANSIEEYRQGKTVERGLDDA
- a CDS encoding FtsX-like permease family protein, translating into MGVFFRLFFQGIRDLFRTPWSLCMTLAAITLVSFLGGAFLLLVHNLNLQIEARHGNVQFQVFWRPDATQAETKEAWAKLSSLDHVTNVRVFTPDQALDVLGESFQGGVDLDWLKGRSPLPPTALVECDMPATDQKKWAAGMVRTLQSLPKVDKVGFNPLQVDILSSWVGFAKMAFWPVSGFLLVVVALVVGNTIKLALLVRQEELEILRFVGASRSYIQFPLLVGGAFQGFLASAVALGFLKLAQHGLHDVFNVPPLWITVSFFPATHALAMVGVLTLVGVVSSKVALRN
- a CDS encoding class I SAM-dependent methyltransferase; this translates as MSWDSTESARRYDQWARTSQGVFALRQEEHLLQGLIAPWPRRKQKLLDIGCGAGLFLDFFWSCGFDLTGLDQNPDLLARARDKMGGRVDLHLGRADHLPFDDREFDYASIMTVLEFMDDPGAVLREAARVARKGILITFLNRSSLHGWSARLSSKTSFPAPARWFTWTGMRQLLQKNIPAGFIQARSILLGPAATWKPIPLIWRLNSLPLFPSLGALTAVRVDMTPPRAQTPLMAWNTEPTM
- the ilvD gene encoding dihydroxy-acid dehydratase, which translates into the protein MSRSDKMLKGLERAPHRSLLFALGMTREEMNRPLIGVVNSANEIIPGHMHLDTIAQAVKDGIRMAGGTPMEFPTIGVCDGLAMSHEGMRMSLPSRELIADSIEISATAVPFDGLVFIPNCDKIVPGMLMAMLRLNIPSIVVSGGPMLPGKLDGQAVDLITVFEGVGRVKTGAMTEAELEIMEECACPGCGSCAGMFTANSMNCLSEAIGLALPGNGTIPAPTSARLRLAKHAGMQVMSLVEKNIRPRDIVTAKSVANAVTVDMALGCSTNTVLHLPAVFREAELDLTLDIFDEISRKTPNLCRLSPAGPHHIADLDEAGGIPAVMAELAANGRINTDVLTVTGKTLGENLAALKPRILRPEVVRTVAEPYSQQGGIAILKGNLALDGAVVKQSAVAPEMMQRTGTARVFEGEESAVEAILGGKIKAGDVVVIRNEGPIGGPGMREMLTPTSAISGLGLGGEVALLTDGRFSGGTRGAAIGHISPEAAEGGLIGLVQDGDKIKIDIPARTIELVVDEAELAARRANWKPFAKEIKSSILRRYSRMASSAAKGAVTKI